One window of the Anaerolineae bacterium genome contains the following:
- the purL gene encoding phosphoribosylformylglycinamidine synthase subunit PurL has translation MYYRITIQPNGRVHTYRARDLIHDARSLGITGLRDVRFQTLYFIRGNLQPSQLDLLCTSLLADPVIETATWQYIAGPSPHPTTRGDGWVVEVGLHPGVTDPVAHQVVKVAGEIWGITDIEVATGQRYELIGDLREADVHLLAQKLLSNPTIQHYYLGEMTPAFIRTAEASDEALEIPLKGLSDEELLAISRQRLLALNLEEMRAIRDYFAGLGRAPTDLELETLAQTWSEHCVHKTFKALIEFEDEAGQRRLIDGLLRSTIRAATEAVGKPWVRSAFVDNAGIIDFDDEYEVSFKVETHNHPSALEPFGGANTGVGGVVRDIIGVSARPIAVTDVLCFGTQDLPMEEVPAGSLHPRRIQAGVISGIEDYGNKLGLPTVSGAILYDKSYTANPLVYVGCVGIAPKGRHRRQAQPGDRIVVIGGRTGRDGLHGATFSSEALTHETGQVAGTAVQIGDPIVEKDVMEVVCLARDRGLYNAITDCGAGGLSSAVGEMGQHTGARVQLERVPLKYPGLKPWEIWLSEAQERMVLAVPPAKWPELERLCRDWGVEATDIGEFTDSGRLVVCYGEKVVGDISMEFLHHGLPRRRLQAVWRGRRPADLPSSTPAPSPQQALLALLAHPTIASKEDTIRRYDHEVGGGTIIKPLVGVRDDGPSDAVVLKPLMTWKHSRGLVLSLGINPQIGKIDPYAMAISCVDEAVRNAVAVGADPDTIALLDNFCWGNPGRPEELGRLVRAAEGCRDAALAYQAPFISGKDSLNNEYIGPDGRPTPIPGTLLISAMSIIPDIAGAVTMALKSPGNLLFIVGETRRELAGSHYALLTGTDGAGEPPGLPQQGLERYRAVHRAMRAGLVRACHDLSEGGLAVAAAEMCIAGRLGLELDLDALPVEGALTFEERLFSESNGRLLVEVAPENRQAFLELLAGHPAAEIGRVKESGRLVIRCCGQELVNLTVEELWRYWRGAAC, from the coding sequence ATGTACTACCGGATCACCATTCAGCCCAACGGCCGGGTGCATACCTACAGGGCACGCGATCTCATTCACGACGCGCGAAGCCTGGGTATCACCGGGCTCCGCGACGTGCGCTTCCAGACCCTGTACTTTATCCGCGGCAACCTCCAACCTTCCCAGCTCGACCTGCTCTGCACCTCCCTGTTGGCTGATCCCGTCATCGAAACCGCAACCTGGCAGTATATCGCCGGCCCCTCCCCACACCCCACGACGCGCGGCGATGGCTGGGTGGTGGAGGTCGGCCTGCATCCCGGGGTGACCGACCCGGTAGCGCATCAGGTGGTGAAGGTCGCCGGCGAGATCTGGGGCATCACCGACATCGAGGTCGCCACCGGCCAGCGCTATGAGCTGATCGGCGACCTGCGCGAGGCGGACGTGCATCTCCTGGCCCAGAAGCTCCTCAGCAATCCCACCATCCAGCACTATTACCTGGGGGAGATGACGCCGGCCTTCATCCGCACTGCCGAGGCCTCGGACGAGGCGCTGGAGATTCCGCTGAAGGGGCTTTCCGACGAGGAACTGCTGGCCATCAGCCGCCAGCGCCTGCTGGCGCTGAACCTGGAGGAGATGCGCGCCATCCGCGATTACTTCGCCGGCCTGGGGCGTGCCCCTACGGACCTGGAACTGGAAACGCTGGCACAGACCTGGTCGGAACACTGCGTGCACAAGACCTTCAAGGCCCTCATCGAGTTCGAGGATGAGGCCGGCCAGCGCCGGCTCATCGATGGGCTTCTCCGCAGTACCATTCGCGCGGCCACCGAGGCGGTGGGCAAACCCTGGGTGCGCTCCGCCTTCGTGGACAATGCCGGCATCATTGACTTTGACGACGAGTACGAGGTTTCCTTTAAGGTAGAGACCCATAACCATCCCAGCGCGCTGGAACCCTTCGGCGGAGCCAACACCGGCGTCGGCGGCGTGGTGCGGGACATTATTGGGGTATCGGCGCGGCCCATCGCCGTGACCGATGTGCTCTGCTTCGGCACGCAGGACCTGCCCATGGAAGAGGTGCCGGCAGGTAGCCTGCATCCGCGGCGCATCCAGGCCGGCGTCATTAGCGGCATCGAGGACTACGGCAACAAGCTTGGCCTGCCCACCGTCAGCGGTGCCATCCTGTACGATAAAAGCTACACGGCCAACCCACTGGTGTATGTGGGCTGTGTGGGCATTGCTCCCAAGGGCCGGCACCGCCGGCAGGCCCAGCCCGGCGACCGCATCGTGGTCATCGGGGGGCGCACCGGGCGCGACGGCCTGCACGGCGCCACCTTTTCCTCGGAGGCCCTGACCCATGAGACCGGTCAGGTGGCCGGCACCGCCGTGCAGATCGGCGACCCCATCGTGGAAAAGGACGTGATGGAGGTGGTCTGCCTGGCGCGCGACCGCGGGCTGTACAACGCCATCACCGACTGCGGCGCCGGCGGGCTTTCCAGCGCCGTCGGCGAAATGGGACAGCATACGGGCGCGCGGGTGCAGTTGGAGCGCGTGCCGCTGAAGTACCCCGGCCTGAAGCCCTGGGAGATATGGCTCAGCGAGGCGCAGGAGCGCATGGTGCTGGCCGTACCGCCGGCGAAATGGCCCGAGCTGGAGCGGTTATGCCGCGACTGGGGGGTGGAGGCCACCGATATCGGGGAGTTCACCGATAGCGGCCGGCTGGTGGTGTGCTACGGCGAGAAGGTGGTGGGGGATATCTCCATGGAATTCCTGCATCACGGCCTGCCGCGCCGGCGTCTGCAAGCCGTATGGCGGGGCCGCCGGCCGGCCGACCTGCCATCCTCGACGCCGGCCCCGTCCCCACAGCAGGCCCTGCTGGCGCTTCTCGCCCACCCCACCATCGCTTCTAAGGAGGATACCATCCGCCGCTACGACCATGAGGTGGGCGGCGGCACGATCATCAAGCCGCTGGTGGGCGTGCGCGACGACGGCCCTTCCGATGCGGTGGTGCTCAAGCCCCTCATGACCTGGAAACACTCCAGGGGACTGGTGTTGAGCCTGGGCATCAACCCGCAGATCGGGAAAATAGACCCGTACGCCATGGCCATCAGTTGCGTGGACGAGGCGGTGCGCAACGCCGTGGCCGTCGGGGCGGATCCCGATACCATCGCCCTGCTGGACAATTTCTGTTGGGGCAATCCCGGCCGGCCCGAGGAACTGGGCCGGCTGGTGCGGGCCGCGGAGGGATGCCGCGACGCCGCCCTGGCCTATCAGGCGCCGTTTATCTCCGGCAAGGACAGCCTCAACAACGAATACATCGGGCCGGACGGCCGGCCGACGCCCATCCCGGGCACCCTGCTCATCTCCGCCATGTCCATCATCCCGGATATCGCCGGCGCGGTGACCATGGCGCTCAAATCCCCGGGCAACCTGCTCTTCATCGTGGGGGAGACGCGGCGCGAGCTGGCCGGCAGTCATTATGCCCTGCTCACCGGCACCGACGGCGCCGGCGAGCCTCCCGGCCTGCCCCAACAAGGCCTGGAGCGCTACCGCGCCGTCCATCGCGCCATGCGCGCCGGCCTGGTGCGCGCCTGCCACGACCTGAGCGAGGGAGGACTGGCGGTGGCCGCCGCCGAGATGTGCATCGCCGGCCGGCTGGGCCTGGAGCTGGACCTGGATGCCCTGCCGGTGGAGGGCGCCCTCACCTTCGAGGAGCGCCTGTTCAGCGAGAGCAACGGCCGTC